TGATTGAAGTTGAGTGAATTTCAGAAAtgatgaagaataaaaaataaaataaaataaataataataataaataaataaaaataaaggaagaataagaagaatggTGAGGAGTTCCTATTTTGTACtgtatttttctatttaataaatttgtgatttattcacatttatttcaaaaaaaagaaaaaaaaagtggtaTGGATACAGTAGTACTTCTCAAGCTTCTCAAGCGTGCATCTAAGTTATTAGCCACAAGGGAAGTGTGTGCCGCTGAATGATCATCCTAAATTAATTAGCAACATAGAACTTAATTTGAAATTAGCATGTCATATGTTATATAatctttgatatattaatttgtacatTGAAACTTAGGTAAAATATGTTTCACTTGGTATGGAACTTCTCCAAGAGTGAGTCTAAAGGATCCAGATCTGGTCAGAGAagttttgtcaaaaaaatttggCTATTTTGAGAAACCAATATCAACCCCATTTACTAAATATGTATTCCAAGGACTTATTATTCACGAAGGTGAAAAGTGGGCCAAGCATCGAAGAATCATCAACCCAGCTTTCCATTTGGAGAAGTTAAAGGTAATCACTGTATGTTCACTTCTGTCCGCACAAAATGAGTTCATAATTTTCTAGAACTTCAAAATTATTGTCAGCAGCTGATGGAGCCAGCCTTCTCTAGATCTTGCGGTGAACTAATCAAAAGATGGGACAAGATGATACCTGATGAAGGCTACTTGGAATTAGATGTGTTCCCAGAGATTCAAAATGTCACACAAGATGTCATCTCCAGGACTGCATTTGGTAGCAGCTatgaagaaggaagaagaatattTCAACTACTAACAGAGAAGCTCCACCTTGTTATGCCAGCTTTCCATAATGTGTATATCCCTGGTTATCAGTATGccttcttctatatatatatatatatatatatattttttttttttgaagccttcttctatttttttttttatttcttgataaaaatgaataaaccataattaattagaaaaaaaatagttcatGGTACAAAAGCAAGACAACAGGTGTAGGAATAAGACTGCAGGTAGAACTAAACTGTTAATTATTTGGTTAGGTTTCTACCCACACCAATGAACAAAAAAGTAAGCCAAATTGAGAAAGAGTTGGAAAGAATACTTAGAGGCATGATTGAGGAAAGAGAGAAGGCCTTGAGAACGGGGGCATTTAGCAAGGATGATCTTCTGGGTATACTATTGGAGTCCAATATGAAAGAGGGTGAAGAAGAGCATGGGAAGTCCAAAAACAGAGTGATGACTACTGAGGATGTGATTGAAGAGTGCAAGATGTTCTACACTGCAGGGCAAGAAACCACTTCGGTTCTGCTCACATGGACAATGATTTTGCTGGCCATGTATCCAAACTGGCAGACTTATAAGAGAAGAGGTTCTCCGAGTGTTTGGGAAGAACACACCGGACATGGATGGATTGAGCCGCTTGAACATTGTGagtattttctttctttggattattttttaagttgttaAACCAGACACATTTCATTATCCTTCTAATGCTTGTTGTGACAGGTGACCATGGTTCTATATGAAGTTCTCAGGTTATACCCTCCTGGGgctttcttattaaaaaaagcatGCAAAACAGTGGAAGTTGGTGGGATTACTTACCCTTCAGGCATGATATTCTTACTGCCTATAATATTAATTCACAGTGACCATGAATTCTGGGGAGAAGATGCAAAAGAGTTCAAACCAGAGAGGTTTGCAGAAGGGATATCAAAAGCATCCAAAGTTGCAGGTGCTTTCTTGCCATTTAGTGCTGGCCCTCGTGTATGttgaaattgattgaagattaattaCAATTGCAGAGAGGAAGCAGATGAAAGCTGCAACACGATGTGTCCCTCGTGTCTTTTGTTAAGAAGCCGAGGGTAAGTTAGTCTTTTCCAATGTTTGAAAGTCGATTAAATCGCTTGAAGAATCGGTGGGAATGTAATGGATGGTCAGGATTTGAAGATCGAGTAAGTTCATAGTTTGAGGCAAGGAGAATTAATCTCAGCAACAAGATTAGCGAGAGATCGTGTGGCCCAGATCTCATCTATCATGGCAAGGtgcttaagttcgaggcattCAAAGAGATGTGGATTGTGTTTGTTACGAAGGGGTCGAGATTTGATGATCAAGGGTTTTTGTATCAAGTTCGAGGCAAGGAATTGACTCAAGCGGTGCAGCTGAGGAACAATTGACGCGTGTGGTGTGATCGAGCGGGTTCGAGTTCAATTCAGTCACTGAACTTTCACAGTGATAGAATATATGGGCTCTTATGTAAGAATGTATGGTTTTTTATGTGAGTTATGATTGATGTTTGAATTTTCCTGCTTCCTTGagtgtgttttgattcaaagtttATATAAGAGAGTTGATGTACTTGATCTTTTGTTTCTATGTATGAAATCTGAGAAGCATCTGAGCTATATACAATCGGGTATCATCTTTTTTCTGACGTGGCtactgttttatttttattctagtttTCTTGAACTTGCATGATTTTTCCTGATCAAGCGTTTGAGATTTTCAAGGTTCTATCTATAAGAAACTTGTTCAGATAGATCTGGTCTATCTATGTGTTGattatcagtggtatcagagctgtatGGTTGGAGATCTGGGTTTCAGTTGGTGATTGGTATTTTGGCTGTGTGTCTGGTGGTGGAGAAGTTGAGGTTGTTGTTTGCTGCTGTTCTTGCTAGCTGCTGGTGATTCTTATTGATTTGTTGAATTGTGTGGCTGTGTGAAGTGATTTGAGAAGGATTGATGAGTAAGGAGGAAGTAAAAACCACTCAGTCAATGGCTTCAAGCTCATCATCTGCACCAACACCTGATATATCTCACACACTTCTACCTATTTTCAGAGGAGATGGGTATGAGCATTGGAGCTATAGAATGAAGACCTTTTTTAGATCCCAAAGGCTTTGGAAGGTGATTGAGGAAGGCATTAGTGCAGACAAGTCAACTGAGAAAGAAAGTGAAGATGATGCTAAGGCTCTATTTCCATTATGACAAGTCGTAGATGAGACAATTTTTGCATAGAATTGTGAGATTTGATTCCGCAAAGGAGGCCCGGGATCATATCAAGAATGAGAATCAAGGGACATCAAGGATGGTGTCGGTTAGGGCAGAGAAACTTTGAGGCAAAGATTTGATCTTTTACAGATGAAAGAAGATGAAACAATTCAGCATTATTTTACAAGAGTATTGGCAGTGGTAAATCAGATTAGAGGCATGGGAAGTGAGTTGAAGGATTCTGAAGTGGTTTTGAAGGTGATGAGAAGCCTATCATCAAGATTTGTACATGTAGTGACTTCAATTGAAGAGGCAAGGGATATGTCAAAGGTGACTCTTGATGAATTAAGTGGCTCTCTTCAAGCTCATGAAGCCAGATTTAATCAGTTTACTGAAAGGCCAGAAAGACATAAAGCCTTTGTGATGCAGGGAGGTTCCAGGAGTGGTGGAGCTAATTGGAGAGGAAGAGGTAGAGTTGGAAGGTTTAGAGGTAGAGGCAGAGCTGGTGAGAGTTCCAGATTTGGGGATCAAAGAGCAAGTATGCAAGCACAACATAATTCAGGAGAATTCAGTAGAGGTGGTACAAGAGCTTTTGGCAGATTTGGAAGAGGTCAAAGGCAGTTTGGAAGGGGATTTAGTAGAGGAGGACTGCAACATATTCAATGCTTTAAATGTAAGAAATATGGGCATTATCAGTCTCATTGCTGGGCTGCACAGAATAGAAATACAAGTGAGGCAGGAAGCTCATCTAATGTAGTAAATGAAGGAGATTATGGGCATTTGTTCATGGTACATGATGGGCAAGGTGTGGAGAATTCCTCCATTTGGCTGTTGGATAGTGGAACATCTAGTCATATGACTGGAAGAAAAGAATTATTTCATAGTCTTGATGAAACACTACAGCACAAGGTCAGACTAGGTGATAATAAAGAATTGAATGTGTGTGGCAGAGGATCAGTTGCAATAAAAATGTTTGATGGGCATTTGAAATTGATTGATGGTGTGCAGTATGTACCTTTGTTGGCACATAATCTACTGAGTGTAGGACAGTTAATTGAAGGAGGTTATGATGTTAATTTCAGCAAAGAAGATGGCTGTGTCATCGAGAGATGGAAGGATCGCGTAATCTTGTTCAAAATCCGTAAGAATACTAACAATTTGTTTCTCGTGGAGTTTTTCAAGTCAAGAGCGGATCAATTTAgccaaaaaaatgaagaattggCAATGTTGTGGCATAAAAAGGTATGGGCATCCGAATTTTTCGGGGAATGAAGTCGCTTGCACGCAGAGGAGATGGTTCTGGGTTTACTCgaagttgaaaaagaaaaaaatcattgtgaAGAATGTATATTTGGAAAGCTAACTAGGTGTCCATTTCATCCTGCAAGTCTTGGAGAGCTAGAAGAAGACTTCATCTTGTACATGCTCGATGTGTGTGGTCCCTATGCGATGTAATCTAATGGTGGAGGTAAATATTTTCTgctttttattgatgatttttcaagGATGAGCTGGGTGTATATTCTGAAATTCAAGTATGAAGTACTcagttgttttaaaaaatttgtcacAATGGTGGAAAGACAGTCAGGGAATCAGTTAAGAATTCTCAGAAcagatagaggtggagaatTTATGTCAAAAGAGTTTCAAGATTTCTATGATCAGAGGGGTATAAAGCATGAATTAACTGCTCCTTATTCTCCTCAGCAGAATGGTGTAGCTGAGAGGAAGAATAGGACTTTGGTGGAGAAGGCAAGAAGTATGCTCAAGACTAGTAACTTACCCAAAAGTTTCTGGGCTGAGGCAATTTTAACAGCAGTGTATCTGTCCAATGTATCACCAACTTTTGCAGTTTGGGGAAGAACACCTTATGAAGCTtggtttgaatcaaagcccaaaGTTTCACATTTAAGAGTATTTGGCTGTGTAGCTATGGTACATGTGCCTATACAAAAATTACAGAAGCTGGATGATAGGGCAGTAAAAGGGATTTTTATTGGCTATTGCTTAAATGAGAAAGCCTACAGAATTTATCTGCCAGATTCAGGGAAGGTACTGATTAGCAGAGATGTGAGGTTTGTAGAGTCAGAATTCTGGCAGTGGACAGTATTGGATGATCAAATATCAAAGACAGTTGTTTTACAGGAAAGAAAATCAGAAGCATTTGCAGAAACTCAAGAAGCTAGGAATCAATCTGAATCAAGTACTGGAGTTGATAGAAACAGTGGGAATGGAAATTCTGCAGGTCAGAAGGATTCAGAATCAGATTCCAGTATTGATGAGTCTCCAACTCAGAAAGTTAGAGCATTGAAAGATTTGTATGAAAGTTGTTCATTTGCATTAAATGTAACTGATCCAAGCTGTTATGAAGAGGCTGAAAAATTAGAACACTGGAGACAAGCAATGACAGTAGAAATTGATGCAATTCAGAGAAATAATACTTGGAAGTTGTGTGAACTACCAGCAGGAAAGAAGGCAATTGGAGTCAAATGGATTTACAAGACCAAATTGAAGCCTAATGGTGAGATTGACAAGTATAAAGCCAGGCTAGTTGCTAAAGGCTATGCTCAAGAATTTGGGATTGACTATGAAGAGGTCTTTGCTCCTGTGGCAAGAATGGAGACAGTGAGGATGATTTTAGCACTTGGAGCACAAAGAGGCTGGCCAATTTTTCAGTTAGATGTTAAATCAGCTTTTTTGAATGGAACACTTGAAGAAGAAGTATATGTGACACAACCCAAGGGATTTGAAGTTCAGGGAAAAGAAGATCAAGTGTATAGATTATTTAAAGCTTTGTATGGTCTAAAACAAGCCCCAAGAGCCTGGTATGCAAGGTTAGATGGATGGTTTGAGTCAAAGAATTTCAGCAGAAGTGAGACAGAACATACCTTGTATAGGAAGATTAAAAATGAAGGAGAGATGCTGTTGATATGtgtgtatgttgatgatctaaTTTGCTTAGGATCATCAATGGAGATGGTGGAAGAGTTCAAAGCAACAATGAAACAGGAGTTTGAGATGTCAGATTTgggtttaattaaatattttctggGGCTAGAAATATGTCAAGGCAGTCAGGGTATACATGTTTCACAGAAGAGGTATGCAAAAGAGATGTTGAAGCAGTTCAATATGCAGGGATGTAAGGCAGTGAATGTGCCAATGAGTCAGTGTACAAAATTGCAACTCTCTCAAGAAGCAGAAGGCACAGATGCAACTAACTACAGAAGTTTAGTTGGAAAATTGCTATACTTGACTCATACTAGACCTGATTTGGTGTTTGCTGTAAATCAATTATCTAGATACATGCAAAATCCAACAAGAATTCATCTGGGGGCTGCTAAGCAAGTACTGAGGTATGTTGCTGGTTCTTTGAATTTTGGAATTCAGTATAATTGTGGAATTGAATGTGTGCTTGAAGGTTACTGTGATAGTGATTGGTGTGGTGATAAGGAGGACAGGAAAAACACATCAGGTTATGTTTTTAATCTAGGATCTGGTGCTGTGTGTTGGGCTTCAAAGAAGCAGGAGATTGTGGCCTTATCTACTACTGAAGCTGAATACATATCATTAAGTTCAGCTTGTTGTCAGAGTTTATGGATGGAGAAAATTTTGTATGATTGTGGGCTAATTTGTGAAGCTGCAACTCAGATTTGGTGTGACAACAAGTCTTGTATTGCTATTGCAAAGAATCCAGCTCTTCATGGAAGAACAAAGCACATGGATGTTAAATATCATCATGTTCGAGAACTTATAGCAAGGAAGAAAATTCAATTGAACTATTGCTCCACTGATATACAGGTTGCAGATATTTTTACCAAATGTCTAAGTGTCCAGAAGCACAAACAGTTCAGAGGTGAAATGGGTGTTTGtcatcttcaatcaaggggtgatttttgttgaaattgattgaagattaattaCAATTGCGAGAGAGGAAGCAGTGAAGCTCGCAACACGTAGTGTCCCCGGTGTCTTTGTTAAGCAGCCGAGGGTAAGTTAGTCTTTTTCCAATGTTTGAAAGTCGCTTAAATCAGCTTGAAGAATCGGTGGGAATGTAATGGATGGTCGGGATTTGAAGATCAAGTAAGTTCATAGTTTGAGGCGGGGAGAATTAATCTCAAAGAACAAGATTAGCGAGAGATCGTGTGGCCCCGGATCTCATCTATCATGGCAAGGtgcttaagttcgaggcattCAAAGAGATGTGGATTGTGTTTGTTCTGAAGGGCTGAGATTTGATGATCAAGGGTTTTGTATCAAGTTCGAGGCAAGGAATTGACTCAAGCGGTGCAGCTGAGGAACAATTGACGCGTGTGGTGTGACTGAGCAGGTTCAGTTCAATTCAGTCACTGAACTTTCACAGTGATAGAATATATGGGCTCTTATGTAAGAATGTATGGTTTTTTATGTGAGTTATGATTGATGTTTGAATTTTCCTGCTTCCTTGagtgtgttttgattcaaagtttATATAAGAGAGTTGATGTACTTGATCTTTTGTTTCTATGTATGAAATCTGAGAAGCATCTGAGCTATATACAATCGGGTATCATCTTTTTTCTGACGTGGCtactgttttatttttattctggTTTTCTTGAACTTGCATGATTTTTCCTGATCAAGCGTTTGAGATTTTCAAGGTTCTATCTATAAGAAACTTGTTCAGATAGATCTGGTCTATCTATGTGTTGATTATCAGTGTATGCATTGGGCAGAGCTTTGCACTGATTGAAGCTAAGATAGGACTTAGCATGATACTCCAGCGCTTCTCATTTGAGCTTTCACCTTCTTACATCCATGCACCATACAATCTTCTTATTGTTCAACCACAGCATGGAACTCAACTCAAGCTGAAAAAACTCTGATGTAAGTAGTGATATTATCATGCATGTGTGCGGGTCTTGTATATTTCTTATTATGTGATGAAGTCGTTGGTGAATATATCAGTGTCTTGTGAATTGAATAAACAGTTGAATAAAGCTGTTTATGTGTTTGGATTATTGTTAACTTTGCAGCTGTTGAGATTACTGATAAAACAAATACTCACAGGTTATTTTTCAAGAGGAAGTGAGCAAGAAGAGGAAGGAGTGATCAGTTTTTcttcactgtttttttttttcattcatccGAAAGGTTTTCATCATAACAGGCAGGACCTGACTCCGAGACCCATTAACTTTTTCCATAACCTCGTACAAAAAGGCAGATATTATGTTacattaaaaacatcaaaacataataaatgaaAGGTAAATCACTGGCTTAGCTTTAAAGTAACAAGATCTTAGTGGGCGACTGGGCGGTTGGCTCTTTCATTGGCTGTTGAATAGTCAGCACTTCCTTTTTGCATCCTTGACCTTCGTTGACCAACCTTTCTCCAGTATTAGATTTTCAATCAACTAGCAGTCTAGCAACAATTGTAATATGCTAGAAgaagggattttttttaaatattgcaaaaataaaatgtacGAAGTTATACATTTTGTGGATTGTGAACCAAAATACATAAGTTGGGAGAAAACAGGAAAGTACTTTCCCGTtttcaaccttttttttaaatagaaaatgggagaaattatcctgttttttatttttattattaaaaaaaattgaaaatagaaGAGCTTCTccagttttcatatttttttaattaaaaaaaaaaattctcaacgGTAGCCAAGCATGGCTGCCGTTTagaatttgtaattttttttaaaatttatattagaaaataatagtccagttatatatatatttttacgttttattttttaaaaaaatataaatcttaaaaatattagaaaatataatatcaatCCCCCACTGGTGCAGATTTGACAGTCTTACTTTGTATTAATTATTGACCAGCTGTCGGTTTGATCACTCTATTTCGGAATAATTACTGACAGGTGCAAGTTGAATTGACCAACTTTATAATAATTTCTGATAAGTATaggtttgattgttttttttgctaatattttcatgtttttttatttttttaaaaaaataaaatataaaataatataactggactattattttctaatataaattttttaaagaaattattaattCTTAACAGCAGCCATGCTGGGATGTggttaagattttatttttatctttttaaaaaaaagggagagaaTCTCTcgctttcaaattttttattaaaaaaaaaaaaaatgaaaactggAGAAGTTCTCTAGTGAGAATCTCTAGTTGAAAACGGAAAAGTTTACCGTTTTCACCCAACTTGTgtaatttcataaatatatatatattgtaatattttaaaaaagcacCAAAAGGtggaatatattattattgaaagaaaaacgCCTTCTTCTTTCATACATGAAGCAGCTAGTTTGGGTAgactctcatatatatatatatatatatatatctgtaatattttataaaagggTACCAAAACAccaagaaaaacaggaatttggcacggattttgacaaaaaaactgtgacaaactTATTTTGACAAGGATTTTGGCACGGAAATATAACCGTGCCTATAGCATACGTGACAAATAGTAGAACCGTGCcaaattttattatgctttaactAAACCGTCccaattttgtcacggtttaGGCACAgttttttggtattatttttggcacagttttgttttgtcacggttttaggcACGGTGTTTTGTCActatttttggcacagttttattTGTTACATTTTTTGGCACGGTGTTTTGTCatagtttttggcacggttgtGTTTTAGaacggtttttggcacgatttaGTTGGTACAGTTTTTGACACGGTTTTATATTGTCACGGTATTTGTTACGGTTTATTTGGTaccatttttggcacggttttattttgtcacggtttttgacATGATTTATTTGGGACCTTTGTTAGcacggttttgttttgttacggTTTTTGGTACAAAAACAatttttggcacattttttatcatgatttttggcacagttttaaatataatatattgttGGCATATTTTTTGTCACGCAAAATTGTTATTACAATTATAGCATGACAATAATAAGGTCCAATCTACATAAATCACTCCCCCAACAGTACTGGATAGCCactggatagcccaatggtatgacaccaaagtataagggggaggtcatgggttcaaatccctctcCCAACAGTACTGTTCAATGTACTGTTTATACACTGTTTACCAgggatttttatactattctcatactgtacatacattgtacatccgggttccagtactgttCAGTAcggtttatattcatataaaaagggcgcttgtcgtctattattcaaagaaaaaatcTACATAAATCCTACCGAATGCCCAACCCTCTTTCCACGCACCCTACAAAGTTGGGATTTTTCTCTGCGTGCAAAGGCAAGAAAAGAAGCTATTCAAGCCTTTGGGAAGAACACATTTGACATGGATGGATATTAATTGAGCCACTTGAACATTGTAATCACTAAACTTATTGCTTTGACTTACGTAGGTTTAAAGTTGTTCAACAGGCATTTCATTATCTCGTTATGCATCGGTCTGCTCAAATgcacaatgttttttttttatttattttttaccacGCATGGGTTTCATAGAAGTAATTGGTTCTAAACTAATTCGGGTCAAAGTATTTAAGGGAGTTCTATAAGAAAGTAAATCTCTTTGGTAAATTGGTAATGATTTTGTTGAGTATGAACATTAAGCAGCGAGGCTAAGGCAAGAGAAGTGGATCATT
This genomic window from Dioscorea cayenensis subsp. rotundata cultivar TDr96_F1 chromosome 20, TDr96_F1_v2_PseudoChromosome.rev07_lg8_w22 25.fasta, whole genome shotgun sequence contains:
- the LOC120251478 gene encoding LOW QUALITY PROTEIN: 11-oxo-beta-amyrin 30-oxidase-like (The sequence of the model RefSeq protein was modified relative to this genomic sequence to represent the inferred CDS: inserted 2 bases in 1 codon), yielding MRYRTPSWRQEPSSDTTVEREGKICFTWYGTSPRVSLKDPDLVREVLSKKFGYFEKPISTPFTKYVFQGLIIHEGEKWAKHRRIINPAFHLEKLKLMEPAFSRSCGELIKRWDKMIPDEGYLELDVFPEIQNVTQDVISRTAFGSSYEEGRRIFQLLTEKLHLVMPAFHNVYIPGYQFLPTPMNKKVSQIEKELERILRGMIEEREKALRTGAFSKDDLLGILLESNMKEGEEEHGKSKNRVMTTEDVIEECKMFYTAGQETTSVLLTWTMILLAMYPNWQTXIREEVLRVFGKNTPDMDGLSRLNIVTMVLYEVLRLYPPGAFLLKKACKTVEVGGITYPSGMIFLLPIILIHSDHEFWGEDAKEFKPERFAEGISKASKVAGAFLPFSAGPRIWSIYVLIISVCIGQSFALIEAKIGLSMILQRFSFELSPSYIHAPYNLLIVQPQHGTQLKLKKL